The stretch of DNA AGTCCAATACAGATAAGACCCGTCAGAAACAGGACGATCGCCATCAGATGAGGCTTTTTTTCCATAAATTCATGTCCTTTCTGGGTGGATGTTTTGTATTTGTAAATATTATAAAGAAGGAGGTAGGAAAAAGCAATTGTGAAATTGGTGTTGACAACAGGGAAAAGTGTGATATTATATATATAAAATAATTATATATAAAAATTTTATATATAAAATAATTACATAAAGAGGTGAGCGTATGTATTACTATCCGGTGTCAGCTGTGCTGACGGAATGCCTGATCCTTTCCGTTGTGGAACAGCAGGATTCTTACGGGTATGAGATCAGCCAGACGGTGAAGATGGTTGCATCTATCAAGGAGTCAACATTGTATCCGATCCTGCGTAAGCTGGAGACAGGTGGTTATCTCACAACGTATTCCGAGGAGTTCCAGGGCAGGAAGCGAAAGTACTATTCCATCACGGAAGCCGGTCGTGAACAGTTGGAATATCTGAGAAAAGAGTGGAGAGAATACCGCGATACCATAGATGATATTGTGGAAGGGAGACTTCGAAAATGACAAGAAATGAATATATGGAGCAGCTGAAGAAATATCTGAAGCGGCTGCCGAAAGAAGATTATGACAATGCCATTGAGTATTTTTCGGAATACTTTGATGAGGCAGGACCTGAGAATGAACAGCAGGTCATGGAAGAACTGGGACAACCCCGGGAAGCAGCAAGGGAGTTGCTTTTGAACCTTCTGCAGGAAAGTGTTGGTGGCGGCAAGGACAGTACCGGGGAAAAAACGGCAGCACTGCCGGAAGTCGGTTCCGTTGTCCAGGGGCGGAGTACAGCAGGGCAGAATGCCCATGATTCCACAAAAAATAAGCGTTCCCCGGGGAAGATCATCCTCCTTGCTATCCTGGTCCTCTGTGCGTCACCAGTCAGTCTGGTACTTCTGATCAG from Blautia sp. SC05B48 encodes:
- a CDS encoding DUF1700 domain-containing protein yields the protein MTRNEYMEQLKKYLKRLPKEDYDNAIEYFSEYFDEAGPENEQQVMEELGQPREAARELLLNLLQESVGGGKDSTGEKTAALPEVGSVVQGRSTAGQNAHDSTKNKRSPGKIILLAILVLCASPVSLVLLISALTVLFAVVVVIASVIFSLGVTSVAAIAGGILLAGFGAMLILKSVAAACMMAGSGFLMAGAGILIGILTIYICKWCATGIGRLVNRFVRKKVRKDE
- a CDS encoding PadR family transcriptional regulator; protein product: MYYYPVSAVLTECLILSVVEQQDSYGYEISQTVKMVASIKESTLYPILRKLETGGYLTTYSEEFQGRKRKYYSITEAGREQLEYLRKEWREYRDTIDDIVEGRLRK